One Lucilia cuprina isolate Lc7/37 chromosome 4, ASM2204524v1, whole genome shotgun sequence DNA segment encodes these proteins:
- the LOC111678255 gene encoding lysosomal Pro-X carboxypeptidase — MFINSGRDFAFYLLTISLIFTTQRGCCDAQPFKYETKEFEVPLDHFNFAINTTFKLRYLYNDSYIDKQSGKTPLFFYTGNEGDIESFAQNTGFMWELAKDNRACVVFAEHRYYGKSLPFGNSTFNDSKNYGYLSVEQALEDYALLIADLQQKFNYAPVIAFGGSYGGMLSAWFRMKYPHLVQGALAASAPIRQFNGMTSCDIFAKITTSVFASTYKNRTCSANIKKSWDLFKQMASTDEGKKKLNTEFLFCNPIKTEADLDKFFDYLEDVYGSLAMVNYPYSNDFLSPLPAYPVRQFCSYLQNLQTGDSLFESMKKAINVYFNFTGSASCLDYKSAFDPASIGGDAWEIQTCNQMVMPMCNTPDTMFRVKEWNFKKDAEKCVSKYHIEPKLNDITIRYGGRNLRDTSNIIFSNGLLDPWSGGGVLQTDNPYIYIIIIPEGAHHLDLRSSNHNDPPSVVQARVHESAIIKKWIDDFHW, encoded by the coding sequence ATGTTTATCAACAGTGGCCGGGATTTTGCGTtttatttgttaacaatttcACTGATTTTCACTACACAAAGAGGATGTTGCGATGCCCAACCCTTTAAGTATGAAACTAAGGAATTTGAGGTGCCTCTGGATCATTttaattttgctataaatacAACCTTCAAATTGCGCTACTTGTACAATGACTCGTACATTGATAAACAAAGTGGAAAAACGCCATTGTTCTTTTATACAGGCAACGAAGGTGACATTGAATCGTTTGCACAAAATACAGGTTTTATGTGGGAACTGGCTAAAGACAATCGGGCCTGTGTAGTGTTTGCTGAGCATCGTTACTATGGCAAGTCATTGCCTTTTGGTAATTCAACATTCAATGATTCGAAAAATTATGGTTATTTAAGTGTGGAACAAGCTTTAGAGGATTATGCGCTGTTAATAGCAGATCTGCAGCAAAAGTTTAACTATGCTCCTGTCATAGCATTTGGCGGTTCGTATGGTGGCATGCTGTCCGCCTGGTTTCGTATGAAGTATCCACATTTGGTGCAGGGTGCCTTGGCAGCATCCGCCCCCATAAGACAATTTAATGGCATGACTTCATgtgatatttttgcaaaaattaccaCGTCGGTCTTTGCTAGCACTTATAAAAATCGCACCTGTAgtgctaatattaaaaagtCGTGGGATTTATTTAAGCAAATGGCCTCCACAGATGAGggcaaaaagaaattaaacactGAATTCTTGTTTTGTAATCCAATTAAAACTGAAGCCGATTTGGACAAGTTTTTTGATTATTTGGAAGATGTTTATGGTAGTCTTGCCATGGTTAACTATCCTTATAGCAATGATTTCTTAAGTCCTTTACCAGCTTATCCGGTAAGACAGTTTTGTTCATATTTACAAAATCTGCAGACGGGAGACAGTCTATTTGAGTCTATGAAGAAAgctataaatgtatatttcaaTTTTACTGGCTCTGCCAGTTGTCTTGACTACAAATCTGCCTTTGATCCTGCCTCTATAGGCGGCGATGCCTGGGAGATACAAACCTGTAATCAAATGGTTATGCCCATGTGCAATACTCCCGACACAATGTTCCGCGTAAAAGAATGGAATTTCAAAAAGGATGCTGAAAAATGTGTTAGTAAATATCATATTGAACCGAAATTAAATGATATTACTATACGTTATGGAGGTCGCAATCTGCGTGACACTTCGAATATTATATTTAGTAATGGTCTACTGGATCCTTGGAGTGGTGGTGGTGTTTTGCAAACAGATAATCCTTAtatctatataattataataccCGAAGGGGCTCATCACTTGGATTTGAGATCGAGCAATCATAATGATCCGCCTTCGGTGGTTCAGGCACGTGTACATGAATCGGCAATAATTAAGAAATGGATTGATGATTTTCATTGGTAA
- the LOC111678256 gene encoding uncharacterized protein LOC111678256: MLHRPCTYEKKFPNKSFLVWTRLFSTLAMSSRKCIMGCQKEIGQKLHNFPASGKRRAEWCRILGIYPRSRTVKICSAHFSNHELAGNRINKFTLPNPPAYNTTQTQSLFQIPNYQKKQSTDAADNIITIFPNELNFQTAEDVNEIIETDTTGEQLIEETSLENNNDSENNVKDFEIRKGNTNDMIIKGRYVQTKDYLVVTYTPPRKWTLQEQVDLLDKQCEQQLRQIRHLNKQNYRLHIELKKYEKLLPKLRYLQAKASYFCSQLKKCKQERNLLRKRNNTLKNE, from the exons atGTTGCATCGCCCTTGCACTTATGAGAAAAAGTTTCCCAATAAAAGTTTcttagtgtggaccag attattttcGACTTTGGCCATGAGTAGCCGTAAATGTATTATGGGATGTCAAAAGGAAATTGGACAAAAACTTCATAACTTTCCTGCTTCCGGTAAAAG gcgTGCTGAATGGTGTCGAATTTTGGGTATATATCCAAGGTCAAGAACTGTAAAAATATGTAGTGCTCATTTTTCTAACCATGAGTTGGCTGGCAATCGAATAAATAAGTTTACATTACCAAATCCTCCCGCATATAACACAACTCAAACACAAAGTTTGTTTCAAATTCCGAATTATCAAAAGAAACAATCTACAGATGCAGCAGataatattataacaatatttccAAATGAACTTAATTTCCAAACAGCTGAAGAcgttaatgaaattattgaaaCGGATACAACTGGGGAGCAATTGATAGAAGAAACCTCACTAGAGAACAATAATGACAgtgaaaataatgttaaagaCTTTGAAATACGTAAGGGCAATACAAATGATATGATAATTAAGGGGCGTTACGTTCAAACCAAAGATTATTTAGTTGTTACCTATACCCCGCCCCGCAAGTGGACTCTGCAAGAGCAAGTCGATTTATTGGATAAACAATGTGAACAACAATTAAGGCAAATACGACAtcttaataaacaaaactatcgCTTGCACatagaattgaaaaaatatgaaaaactattaCCGAAATTGAGATATTTGCAGGCAAAAGCTTCCTATTTTTGCTCACAActcaaaaaatgtaaacaagaGAGAAACTTGTTGAGGAAGCGAAATAACACACTAAAGAACGAGTAA
- the LOC111678271 gene encoding protein FAM50 homolog: MAHYKGAASEAGRAAQLMKKREIQQQEIEFRKKKIEEELKLDKIENKFATHYDAVEQQLKTSTIGLVTLDEMKAKQEDIVREREKKLAQKKDEKEREKQKALEAIQAEKNKQKKQIQALSFSFNDDEEGEEEDEEGNSEEDEEQKEMEEQRKKEKELKVKLDKAKAEKKKWTELNPEEPVPVIKKKIFKNPDVDTSFLPDREREEEENRLREQLRQEWVMQQAALKDQEIPITFSYWDGSGHRRSVVMKKGNSIYQFLQKCLELLRKEFNELKTVMADQLMYVKEDLILPHHYTFYDFIVTKARGKSGPLFQFDVHDDIRLTSDASVEKEESHAGKVLLRSWYERNKHIFPASRWEPYDPTKSYDKYTIKDKKK, from the coding sequence atgGCCCACTATAAAGGCGCAGCCAGTGAAGCTGGGCGTGCAGCCCAGTTAATGAAGAAACGTGAAATCCAACAACAAGAGATAGAGTTTCGCAAAAAGAAAATAGAGGAGGAACTGAAATTggataaaatagaaaataaattcgCCACCCATTATGATGCAGTGGAGCAACAGCTCAAAACCTCCACCATTGGTTTGGTCACATTGGATGAGATGAAAGCCAAGCAGGAGGACATAGTGAGAGAACGAGAAAAGAAATTAGCCcagaaaaaagatgaaaaagaaAGAGAGAAACAAAAGGCTCTGGAAGCAATACAGGCGGAAAAAAACAAgcagaaaaaacaaatacaggCTTTATCCTTTAGTTTTAATGATGACGAGGAAGGCGAGGAAGAGGATGAAGAGGGAAATAGTGAAGAAGATGAAGAGCAAAAGGAAATGGAAGAAcagagaaaaaaggaaaaagaattaaaagtaaaattggaCAAGGCGAAAGccgaaaaaaagaaatggaCAGAACTAAACCCCGAAGAACCAGTGCCAgtgattaaaaagaaaattttcaaaaatcccgATGTAGACACTAGTTTCTTACCCGACCGAGAACGTGAGGAAGAAGAAAATCGCCTGCGAGAACAATTACGGCAGGAATGGGTCATGCAACAAGCGGCTTTAAAAGATCAAGAAATACCCATTACCTTCTCCTATTGGGATGGCTCCGGCCATCGTCGCAGTGTGGTAATGAAAAAGGGTAATTCTATTTatcagtttttacaaaaatgcctAGAATTGCTGCGCAAAGAATTCAATGAACTTAAAACTGTTATGGCTGATCAATTGATGTACGTTAAGGAGGATTTAATACTGCCACATCATTACACATTCTATGATTTTATAGTGACAAAAGCGCGTGGTAAATCGGGACCACTCTTCCAGTTTGATGTGCACGATGACATACGCTTAACTAGTGACGCCTCCGTGGAAAAGGAAGAATCACATGCCGGTAAAGTTCTGTTGCGTTCATGGTATGAACgtaataaacatatatttcCAGCCAGTCGTTGGGAACCTTATGATCCTACGAAATCTTATGATAAATATACTATTAAGGATAAGAAGAAATag